A window from Apium graveolens cultivar Ventura unplaced genomic scaffold, ASM990537v1 ctg4415, whole genome shotgun sequence encodes these proteins:
- the LOC141701831 gene encoding long-chain-alcohol oxidase FAO2-like: MESRRDSSSVNKPHILLRGGTKKIYSHGLSLSQIQTLSSITEAFVPHHLSPHSISTSKVPSPQSPLSHEIAETMKTRLLPEAMMLVKLSLMLLSTRLGSLLLCGFVCLDWSWPFVKKFSELPLNKREHILLKWSSGTNLFMPLRLVFALFKAYCCYTAFSWTDENSTNQACEAIGYHVHNEEIKTNAQKDRPLENGIIETKDCNDISFKKSLIQKGLEVTEDETIFRIKCDVVIVGSGCGGAVAAAHLASSGQKVVVLEKGNYFVAQDYSQIEGPSNHELFEKGGLLASDNGQVMIKAGSTVGGGTAVNWSATLRTPDDVLKDWSEEQKLPLFGSSQYQEAMDAVSKRLGVTYDCPNEGFSNSVIRKGCENLGLKVERIPRNSPEDHYCGLCSFGCKKGDKRGADTTWLVDAVQSEAVILTGVKAEKFILGEDRNGGTKNRCFGVMANSVSNNITKKLQIEARVTVSSCGALSTPPLMISSGLKNRNIGRNLHLHPVIFAWGYFPEQSSNIEGKSYTGGILTTLHKVESEDSKVGSVVEAATLGPGTYAALFPWTSGNDMKINMTKYARTAILFSLVRDQSSGDVKSEGRVSYDINKHDEENLKHGLRRVLRIMIEAGAIEVGTFRNDGQRMKCEGIKSKDVEEFLDNVAALKGPKSNEEYWTVYASAHQMGSCKMGANEEDGAVDENGESWEAKGLFVIDGSVLPSAVGVNPMLTIYSTAYCISKKLAESMKKGNF; the protein is encoded by the exons ATGGAATCAAGAAGAGATAGCAGTAGTGTCAATAAGCCACATATTTTGTTAAGAGGAGGAACAAAAAAGATTTATAGCCATGGATTATCTTTATCTCAAATCCAAACACTGTCTTCCATTACTGAAGCTTTTGTTCCTCATCATCTTTCACCCCATTCCATCTCCACTTCCAAAGTTCCATCCCCTCAATCTCCACTCTCTCATGAG ATTGCTGAGACAATGAAGACGAGGCTATTACCAGAAGCTATGATGCTGGTGAAACTAAGTTTGATGTTACTTTCAACCAGATTAGGATCTTTGTTACTCTGTGGATTTGTGTGTTTGGATTGGAGCTGGCCATTTGTAAAAAAGTTTTCAGAATTACCATTGAACAAAAGAGAGCACATTCTTCTCAAATGGTCATCTGGAACTAATCTTTTTATGCCACTGAGATTGGTGTTTGCTTTGTTTAAGGCCTATTGCTGCTACACGGCTTTCTCTTGG ACTGATGAAAATTCTACAAATCAAGCATGTGAAGCAATTGGATACCATGTACACAATGAGGAAATAAAAACCAATGCCCAGAAGGATAGGCCTCTTGAAAATGGTATCATAGAAACCAAGGATTGTAATGACATAAGTTTTAAGAAGTCACTTATCCAAAAAGGCCTAGAAGTGACAGAAGACGAGACAATATTCCGTATCAAATGTGATGTTGTGATTGTAGGTTCTGGTTGTGGTGGAGCAGTTGCAGCTGCTCATCTTGCTAGTTCTGGCCAAAAAGTAGTTGTCCTTGAAAAAGGCAACTATTTTGTTGCTCAAGACTATTCTCAGATTGAAGGGCCATCAAATCATGAGTTATTCGAAAAAGGAGGCCTGCTAGCATCAGATAATGGGCAAGTTATGATTAAGGCCGGATCAACTGTTGGAGGAGGGACAGCTGTGAATTGGAGTGCTACACTTAGAACACCAGACGACGTGCTTAAGGATTGGTCCGAGGAGCAGAAGCTTCCGTTGTTTGGAAGCTCTCAGTATCAAGAAGCAATGGACGCTGTTAGTAAGAGACTCGGTGTGACATATGATTGTCCAAATGAAGGGTTTTCAAATTCAGTGATACGAAAAGGGTGTGAAAATCTTGGGCTGAAAGTTGAGCGGATTCCTAGAAATTCACCCGAAGATCATTATTGTGGTTTGTGTTCTTTTGGTTGTAAGAAAGGAGACAAGAGAGGGGCTGATACTACATGGCTTGTTGATGCTGTTCAAAGTGAGGCAGTCATTTTAACCGGTGTAAAAGCTGAGAAATTTATCTTAGGGGAAGACAGGAATGGTGGGACTAAAAATAGATGCTTCGGAGTTATGGCCAATTCTGTGAGCAACAACATAACCAAGAAGCTGCAAATCGAGGCTCGTGTTACAGTTTCTTCTTGTGGCGCTCTGTCGACACCACCACTAATGATTTCGAGTGGACTAAAGAACAGAAACATTGGTAGAAATCTTCATTTGCATCCTGTTATATTTGCATGGGGTTATTTTCCGGAACAAAGTTCAAACATTGAAGGGAAGAGTTACACAGGAGGGATTCTTACTACACTCCATAAGGTGGAGTCTGAGGATTCCAAAGTTGGATCTGTGGTAGAAGCTGCAACATTGGGACCTGGAACATATGCGGCACTATTTCCTTGGACTTCAGGGAATGACATGAAAATTAACATGACAAAATATGCAAGAACTGCAATATTATTTAGTTTAGTTAGAGATCAAAGTTCAGGGGATGTAAAATCAGAAGGCAGAGTTTCATATGATATCAATAAGCATGACGAAGAAAATCTTAAACACGGGCTGAGACGAGTCTTGAGAATCATGATTGAAGCTGGAGCTATTGAAGTGGGCACTTTTCGCAATGATGGACAAAGGATGAAATGTGAAGGGATCAAGAGTAAAGATGTGGAGGAGTTCTTGGATAATGTGGCAGCGCTCAAAGGGCCAAAGTCAAACGAAGAATATTGGACGGTATATGCATCTGCACATCAAATGGGGAGCTGCAAAATGGGTGCTAATGAGGAAGATGGGGCAGTGGATGAGAATGGGGAAAGTTGGGAAGCAAAGGGGTTATTTGTTATTGATGGAAGTGTATTACCAAGTGCTGTGGGAGTTAATCCAATGCTGACTATCTATTCAACTGCTTATTGCATCTCAAAAAAGCTGGCAGAGTCCATGAAGAAAGGAAATTTCTAG
- the LOC141701832 gene encoding uncharacterized protein LOC141701832: MKLYYLDLSGNFLTGSLPLFFSNFTQISNLYVGDNHFSGTIPATIWNLTNLIHLYVNSNNLTGTIPPEIGKLPASISELPSLWALSLFSNKFSGCIPMDMGKNAPQLNFVDLSKNNFSGLIPGTLCNAASLVSLDLSSNMLKGEIPRCLGDLSSSLNILDLHDNQLQSTLPSEFSKGCKLTTFNINNNHIEGSVPPALSNCEQLQILDFGKNGLSGTFPSWVVALRNLEVLVFRSNEFHGNLSVKKMEHPFPKLRIIDLSHNQFNGNLPIYLFDNFKLMVDSDPHVGVNVSHLPSEYYEASVLLIVKGKEREVKQNLYIYTSIDLSSNKFEGEIPQLIGELQSIRLLNLSHNNLTGHIPSLTNMSLLEGCL, encoded by the exons ATGAAGCTTTACTATTTGGATCTATCCGGGAACTTTTTGACCGGGAGTTTGCCTTTATTCTTTTCAAATTTTACACAAATTTCTAATTTATATGTAGGAGACAATCATTTTTCCG GTACAATTCCAGCAACAATTTGGAACTTAACCAATTTGATACATTTATATGTGAACTCCAATAATCTTACTGGAACTATTCCACCAGAGATTGGAAAATTGCCTGCTTCCATTTCTGAATTACCATCCTTGTGGGCACTTTCCCTTTTTTCCAATAAATTTTCTGGTTGTATTCCCATGGACATGGGGAAGAATGCTCCACAATTGaattttgttgatttatcaaagAATAACTTTTCAG GACTGATTCCGGGAACACTGTGTAACGCGGCATCCCTTGTAAGTCTTGATTTGTCAAGTAACATGCTAAAAGGTGAAATTCCGCGCTGTTTGGGAGATCTAAGCAGTTCTCTTAATATACTGGATCTGCATGATAACCAACTTCAAAGTACACTACCGTCAGAATTCTCAAAGGGCTGTAAACTGACGACTTTTAACATAAACAACAACCATATAGAAGGATCAGTACCTCCAGCTTTGTCCAACTGTGAGCAGTTACAGATTCTTGATTTTGGAAAGAACGGTTTAAGTGGCACATTTCCATCGTGGGTAGTAGCTCTTCGAAATCTTGAAGTCCTTGTCTTTCGCTCCAATGAATTTCATGGCAATTTAAGCGTTAAGAAGATGGAACATCCGTTCCCCAAACTACGCATCATTGATCTCTCTCACAATCAATTCAATGGCAACCTTCCAATTTATCTTTTTGATAATTTCAAACTTATGGTGGATTCAGATCCACATGTTGGTGTGAATGTTAGTCACTTGCCAAGTGAATATTATGAAGCTTCCGTTTTGTTAATTGTTAAAGGAAAGGAGCGTGAGGTGAAACAAAATCTCTATATATACACAAGCATAGATTTATCAAGCAACAAGTTTGAAGGAGAAATTCCACAGCTCATCGGTGAACTGCAATCAATCCGACTGCTCAACTTATCTCATAACAACCTTACTGGCCATATACCATCGCTCACAAACATGAGCCTTCTCGAAGGCTGTTTGTGA
- the LOC141701834 gene encoding uncharacterized protein LOC141701834: MDRSWLKADRRTREFENGVDDLLMFAFENGYNEDKISCPCLKCAHSKSWKARIVKNHLFQNGIDETYTRWIWHGEPNIVESPVLDESDNSVSSNYQFCTRMGEADDDDVLSSDSSDFINHVKGEHEPLYPGCENYTKMKALVKLFNLKVKHGMSDSCFSDVLLLIGSLLPEGNNVPSSFNEAKKTLCALGMGYDKIHACPNNCLLYRGPQDEDETTCRICKASRWKLNKKGEEQEGVPAKVLWYFPLIPRIRNLFNTPAIAKDMTWHETERQQDGKMRHPADSQTWKDVDQKWPDFASESRNLRLALSADGFNPFRGNRTDHSSWPVLLSVYNLPLWLCMKRRYIMLCLLISGPTEPGNDIDVFLQPLIEDLQELWRGKQVYDAYRQESFVLRGILLWTISDYPALGNLSGHVVKGYNACIVCVDKTEATRLVHYRKTVVMRHRRWLPRHHPYRKQKAAFDNSVETGAGPIPLTGEQVFERVQHLRDHVFGKTQRQHKRKKGDARPVWKKLSIFFQLEYWKFLPVRHVLDVMHIEKNICEALLGTLLNIPGKTKDRESVRLDMAEMGIRMELRPKTPGKKEKVPLAAWNLSNAEKKVFCSSFLQMKLPDGFCSNIKNLVNMEKLRLVGMKSHDCHTILHHLLPIAIRSVLHKKVRCTIIRFCLFFKAICSKVIDVDKLENMQSQLVETLCQLEKHFPPSFFDVMIHLSIHLVREVKLCGPIFLRWMYPFERYMKAFKVYVRNAAHPEGCIAEAYVAEEAVERLVNFEEATIGLPKNDRHEQNAISKPLSGATMIKPSKEELHLAHLCVLQNSNHMSEHMASLMLRYQQHKNDEVWLKTKQNEQFPEWFRKKIETELLHDHNSIGDDIRWMAEGPNKNVPTFSGYKISGVIYSTKERDNNRQVQCSGVCVVADTLMLSEKFKSVEHTSHTYYGVITSIWELDYNNFRVPIFRCNWVDMNKGVKVDELGYTLVNLNKLGFSNDPFVLGKHVKQVCYIDDTLEKFWSVVLKVPEKNFYDHCDDENEGSVEIELENELQLPVFPNVDELDDENTSYMREEEEWIQLP; this comes from the exons atgGATAGGTCATGGTTAAAAGCTGATAGAAGAACAAGAGAGTTTGAGAATGGAGTGGACGATTTACTTATGTTTGCCTTTGAGAATGGATATAACGAAGACAAAATAAGTTGTCCATGCTTAAAGTGCGCACATAGCAAATCTTGGAAAGCTCGGATTGTTAAAAACCATCTGTTTCAAAATGGTATTGATGAAACGTATACTCGCTGGATATGGCACGGGGAGCCAAATATTGTAGAAAGTCCTGTATTGGATGAAAGTGACAACTCGGTATCTTCTAATTACCAATTCTGCACAAGAATGGGTGAAGCTGACGATGATGATGTTCTTTCTTCAGATTCTTCAGATTTCATCAACCATGTGAAAGGTGAGCATGAACCTCTTTATCCTGGTTGTGAGAATTACACTAAGATGAAAGCTTTGGTTAAGTTATTCAACTTGAAAGTGAAGCATGGTATGTCTGATTCATGTTTTTCTGATGTTCTATTATTGATTGGGTCTTTGCTACCAGAAGGCAACAATGTCCCTTCTTCTTTCAATGAAGCGAAGAAAACCTTATGTGCATTAGGAATGGGTTATGATAAGATACACGCATGCCCGAATAATTGTCTACTATATCGTGGGCCACAAGATGAAGATGAGACTACTTGTCGCATATGTAAGGCCTCTAGATGGAAACTGAATAAGAAAGGAGAAGAACAAGAAGGAGTCCCTGCTAAGGTCTTATGGTATTTCCCCTTGATACCAAGAATAAGAAATTTGTTCAATACACCAGCGATTGCGAAGGACATGACTTGGCATGAGACCGAACGACAACAAGATGGTAAAATGAGGCATCCAGCAGACTCGCAAACATGGAAGGATGTCGATCAAAAGTGGCCTGATTTTGCATCGGAGAGTAGAAACCTCCGGTTAGCTTTATCCGCCGACGGTTTCAATCCTTTTCGTGGAAACCGTACTGATCACTCAAGTTGGCCAGTTTTGCTATCGGTTTACAACCTTCCACTTTGGCTCTGTATGAAAAGAAGGTACATTATGCTTTGCTTGTTAATATCAGGACCGACCGAGCCTGGAAATGATATAGATGTGTTCCTTCAACCACTTATTGAAGATCTGCAGGAGTTGTGGCGCGGGAAACAAGTGTACGACGCATATAGACAAGAGTCTTTCGTACTTAGGGGCATATTATTATGGACAATAAGTGACTATCCGGCCTTGGGGAACTTGTCGGGACATGTAGTTAAAGGATATAATGCTTGTATTGTTTGTGTTGATAAAACAGAGGCTACTAGGCTGGTTCACTATCGGAAGACGGTAGTTATGAGGCATAGGAGGTGGTTGCCTCGTCATCATCCGTATAGAAAGCAAAAGGCAGCTTTTGATAATAGCGTTGAGACAGGTGCTGGTCCTATTCCATTAACTGGTGAGCAGGTTTTTGAAAGAGTACAACATCTAAGGGACCATGTCTTTGGTAAGACACAACGCCAACATAAACGGAAGAAAGGTGATGCTAGACCAGTTTGGAAGAAGTTATCTATCTTCTTTCAACTTGAGTATTGGAAATTTTTGCCAGTTAGGCATGTTCTCGATGTGATGCACatcgagaaaaatatatgtgaggctttacttggaACTTTGCTAAATATTCCCGGAAAGACAAAAGATAGGGAGTCAGTCCGTCTCGATATGGCAGAAATGGGAATAAGAATGGAGCTAAGGCCAAAAACTCCCGGAAAGAAAGAGAAGGTACCTTTGGCTGCATGGAACTTATCAAATGCTGAAAAGAAGGTATTTTGCTCATCATTTCTTCAAATGAAGTTACCGGATGGATTTTGTTCAAATATCAAGAATCTTGTAAATATGGAAAAACTTCGGCTTGTTGGAATGAAATCTCATGATTGCCACacaatattgcatcatttgcttcCAATTGCGATTCGGTCGGTACTGCACAAAAAAGTCAGGTGCACAATAATAAGGTTTTGCCTTTTCTTCAAGGCAATTTGCAGCAAAGTCATCGATGTAGATAAATTGGAAAATATGCAATCTCAGTTGGTGGAAACATTATGCCAGCTGGAAAAACACTTTCCCCCTTCGTTCTTCGATGTCATGATCCATCTCTCAATTCATCTTGTGAGAGAGGTTAAGCTTTGCGGGCCAATCTTTCTACGTTGGATGTATCCTTTTGAGAGATATATGAAGGCGTTTAAAGTATATGTTCGAAATGCTGCTCATCCCGAAGGTTGTATTGCCGAGGCATATGTTGCCGAAGAGGCCGTTGAACGTTTGGTCAATTTTGAAGAAGCTACCATAGGTTTGCCAAAAAATGATAGGCATGAGCAAAATGCAATAAGCAAACCTTTATCTGGTGCGACAATGATCAAGCCAAGCAAAGAGGAATTGCATCTAGCACACTTATGTGTTCTGCAAAATAGCAATCACATGAG TGAACATATGGCATCTTTAATGCTAAGATACCAGCAGCATAAAAATGACGAGGTGTGGCTAAAAACCAAGCAGAATGAACAATTCCCCGAATGGTTCAGGAAAAAG ATTGAGACGGAATTGCTCCATGACCATAATAGCATAGGTGATGATATAAGGTGGATGGCAGAAGGGCCTAACAAGAATGTTCCTACGTTTAGTGGTTATAAAATTAGCGGGGTTATTTATAGCACCAAGGAGCGTGATAATAATAGACAAGTACAGTGTAGTGGTGTTTGTGTTGTTGCAGATACATTAATGCTTTCCGAAAAATTTAAATCTGTTGAACATACTTCACATACCTATTATGGAGTTATAACAAGTATATGGGAGCTAGACTATAATAATTTTAGAGTCCCTATATTTCGTTGCAATTGGGTAGATATGAACAAAGGGGTTAAGGTTGATGAGTTGGGATATACATTggttaatttaaataaattaggATTTTCAAATGATCCTTTTGTTCTAGGGAAACATGTTAAGCAAGTTTGCTACATTGATGATACTCTTGAAAAATTTTGGTCTGTGGTGTTGAAAGTCCCGGAAAAGAACTTTTATGACCACTGTGATGATGAAAATGAAGGCTCTGTAGAAATAGAACTTGAGAATGAGCTGCAGTTGCCCGTGTTCCCGAATGTTGATGAACTGGACGATGAAAATACTAGCTATATGCGAGAGGAAGAAGAATGGATTCAACTTCCATAG